In Pedobacter sp. W3I1, one DNA window encodes the following:
- a CDS encoding deoxyhypusine synthase family protein gives MSNTRGPISQFMERNYLHFNAAAMMDAAKGYETHLDEGGKMMITLAGAMSTAELGISLAEMIRQDKVAIISCTGANLEEDIMNLVAHSHYKRVPNYRDLSPQDEWDLLENHYNRVTDTCIPEEEAFRRLQKHIHKIWKDADTAGERYFPHEFMYKMLLSGDLEQYYEIDPKNSWMLAAAEKNLPIVVPGWEDSTMGNIFASYVMKEELKATTMKSGIEYMGWLANWYIANSAGKGIGFFQIGGGIAGDFPICVVPMLYQDMEMENIPFWSYFCQISDSTTSYGSYSGAVPNEKITWGKLDIHTPKFIVESDATIVAPLMFAWILKQ, from the coding sequence ATGAGCAATACAAGAGGACCAATATCTCAGTTTATGGAGCGTAATTACCTCCATTTTAATGCTGCGGCAATGATGGATGCGGCTAAAGGATACGAAACGCATTTAGATGAAGGTGGTAAAATGATGATCACACTTGCTGGTGCAATGAGTACTGCAGAATTGGGAATTTCACTTGCAGAGATGATTCGCCAGGATAAAGTGGCTATTATTTCTTGTACTGGTGCAAACCTTGAAGAAGATATTATGAACCTGGTAGCACATTCACATTATAAACGTGTACCAAACTATCGTGATTTAAGCCCGCAGGACGAGTGGGATCTTTTAGAGAACCATTACAACCGTGTTACTGATACCTGTATCCCTGAAGAAGAGGCTTTCCGTCGTCTGCAGAAACATATTCATAAAATATGGAAAGATGCAGATACTGCGGGTGAAAGATATTTTCCACATGAGTTTATGTACAAAATGCTTTTAAGCGGCGATTTGGAACAATATTATGAAATAGACCCTAAAAACTCGTGGATGCTTGCTGCGGCAGAAAAGAACCTGCCAATTGTAGTTCCGGGATGGGAAGATTCTACAATGGGTAATATTTTTGCCTCATATGTAATGAAAGAGGAGCTTAAAGCTACTACCATGAAAAGTGGAATTGAGTACATGGGCTGGTTAGCAAACTGGTATATTGCCAATAGCGCTGGTAAGGGAATTGGTTTCTTCCAAATTGGTGGCGGTATTGCAGGAGATTTTCCAATCTGTGTAGTTCCGATGCTTTATCAGGATATGGAAATGGAAAATATTCCTTTCTGGAGTTATTTCTGCCAGATTTCTGATTCCACTACATCTTATGGTTCATATTCCGGAGCCGTTCCAAATGAAAAAATTACCTGGGGTAAATTAGATATTCACACACCGAAATTTATTGTAGAAAGCGATGCGACAATCGTTGCACCATTAATGTTTGCCTGGATACTAAAACAATAA
- a CDS encoding c-type cytochrome, with protein sequence MRDISMILKSVWKSLFVFSAISVIAVSTVNAQDAKEGRTLFKAKCSSCHALDAKLVGPALTGVTDRHSEEFLLKWIPNSQGLVASGNPEAVKLFNDNGKVAMTSFPELDETKVKDILAYIQEGEPKPKGDATVASSSSAKEEGTSGLSIAGIVAIVVLAIVVLVILGRASKLLERLILQKQGIEIEEDVPLKVGIRKMFKNKKFVMFFILCLIICLGSFGWMGMWNTGVHTGYQPVQPIKFSHELHAGINQIDCQYCHNGAFKSKNATIPSLNVCMNCHKAVQARDKYEGEISPEIKKIYNALGYDPETQKYDESKAKPMEWVRVHNLPDFAYFNHSQHVVVAEDAIRKAKGLQPTEPVCFACHGPVNTMEEIYQYSPLTMKWCINCHKETDISGQKNNAFYAKVIEAHEKIKKGEKITPALLGGLECGKCHY encoded by the coding sequence ATGAGAGATATCTCGATGATTTTAAAAAGCGTTTGGAAGTCGTTATTCGTATTTTCAGCAATTTCTGTAATAGCGGTTTCGACTGTTAACGCGCAGGATGCTAAAGAGGGGAGAACGCTTTTCAAAGCTAAATGTTCGTCATGCCACGCCTTAGATGCGAAATTAGTCGGTCCAGCCTTAACTGGAGTAACCGATCGCCATTCAGAAGAATTCCTTTTAAAGTGGATTCCTAATTCTCAGGGATTGGTCGCATCGGGAAATCCGGAGGCGGTTAAATTATTCAACGACAATGGTAAAGTAGCAATGACTTCTTTCCCTGAGTTGGATGAAACTAAAGTTAAAGATATTTTAGCTTACATTCAAGAAGGTGAGCCTAAGCCAAAAGGTGATGCAACTGTTGCTTCTTCTTCTTCAGCTAAGGAGGAAGGCACTTCAGGTTTATCAATTGCAGGTATTGTAGCTATCGTTGTATTGGCGATTGTTGTTTTGGTAATCTTAGGTCGGGCTTCTAAACTGTTAGAGCGCTTAATTTTACAGAAACAAGGTATCGAGATTGAAGAGGATGTACCATTAAAGGTTGGTATCCGCAAGATGTTCAAAAACAAGAAATTTGTGATGTTCTTTATCTTGTGTTTAATCATCTGTTTAGGCTCATTCGGTTGGATGGGTATGTGGAACACTGGTGTTCACACCGGTTACCAACCAGTACAGCCAATTAAATTCTCCCACGAGTTACATGCTGGGATCAATCAAATCGATTGTCAGTATTGCCACAACGGCGCATTTAAATCGAAAAATGCTACTATCCCATCCTTAAATGTTTGTATGAACTGCCATAAAGCAGTGCAGGCAAGAGATAAGTATGAAGGTGAAATTTCTCCGGAAATTAAAAAGATTTACAATGCTTTAGGTTACGATCCGGAGACTCAGAAATATGATGAGAGTAAAGCTAAGCCAATGGAGTGGGTACGTGTTCACAACCTACCAGATTTTGCTTACTTCAATCACTCACAACACGTTGTGGTTGCAGAAGATGCAATTCGTAAAGCAAAAGGTTTACAACCAACAGAGCCTGTGTGTTTCGCCTGTCACGGTCCGGTTAATACCATGGAAGAAATTTACCAATATTCTCCATTAACCATGAAATGGTGTATTAACTGCCATAAAGAAACAGATATTTCTGGTCAGAAAAATAATGCTTTCTACGCTAAGGTTATCGAAGCGCACGAAAAGATTAAAAAAGGCGAGAAAATTACACCAGCGTTATTGGGTGGTTTAGAGTGTGGTAAATGCCACTATTAA
- a CDS encoding TAT-variant-translocated molybdopterin oxidoreductase, with amino-acid sequence MESNKKYWKGLEEYNNTPDFVKNSKNEFAEPLPIEDVLNEAGLSTVTPRRDFLKALGFGLGAVTLAACQTAPVHKSIPYLVKPEEVTPGIPNYYTSSFNGQSILVKTREGRPIKIEPNPNAGEFFRGTDARAQASVLDLYDVSKLKAPALVKDGKVEETTWAKIDSFVKGELAKAQAGGKKIRIVASTVNSPSTNAVIAQFIAKYPAAKLVQYDAVSYTGIIQANQNSFGKAVLPKYNFDKADLIVSFSADFLGTWISGEEFTAQYTANRDYKSLENKKMSRHIQFESGMSLTGSNADTRVPVKLSEEGPALIALYNAITGGALPGGTLGNNTTADKVIKLVAKELVQAKGKGLVVCGSNDVSTQILVNAINAAIGSYGTTINLDNPCYLYAGNDAEFNGLIAEMSRGEVGAVLFLNSNPVYDTANAKAFTDALAKVPAKISFSDRADETATACDAIAINHNYLESWGDANAYEGYYSIVQPTINPVFNSRQAEESLLTWADAPVKDYYQFVRSNWEAKMLPAVGLKWEEVLDKGVVTTTAKPAAAYSFTQSLAQVATSIVSSSKALAKEVELQVYESIPMRDGKNANNAFLQELPDPVSKVTWDNYVALAPKFAEKLKVKEFDVVTVKASNGYSVDLPVLIQPGQAQGTASIALGYGRTKVGKAGNDVGKNAFPFVSFVNGTFQYATSVTITPTGGYYELAQTQTHHSFEGRAVIKEATFKEYLKNPGAGNEKGEHKDYDLWDQYEKPGNNWVMAIDLNACTGCGSCIVACNVENNIPVVGRDEVRRRREMHWIRIDRYYSYETPTGDVTREKEIAKLEDLDHVSVVHQPMLCQHCDHAPCETVCPVLATVHSSDGLNHMAYNRCVGTRYCANNCPYKVRRFNWFNYWNDSRFDNYLNNEFTQLVLNPDVTTRSRGVMEKCSMCIQRIQGGKLQAKMEKRPLKDGDIKMACQEACSANAIVFGDANDPNSEVSKALRSERIYYVLEEINVKPGIGYMTKIRNTDTTVQA; translated from the coding sequence ATGGAAAGCAACAAAAAATACTGGAAAGGCTTAGAGGAGTATAACAATACACCCGATTTTGTTAAGAATAGCAAAAACGAATTCGCCGAGCCACTTCCAATAGAAGATGTTTTAAATGAAGCAGGGTTAAGTACCGTTACCCCACGCCGCGACTTTTTAAAGGCGTTAGGTTTTGGTTTAGGTGCAGTAACTTTGGCAGCCTGTCAAACTGCCCCTGTTCATAAATCTATTCCTTACCTGGTAAAACCTGAAGAGGTTACTCCGGGTATTCCTAACTATTATACTTCGAGCTTTAATGGCCAGAGTATTTTAGTTAAAACAAGAGAGGGACGCCCAATTAAAATTGAACCAAATCCTAATGCTGGGGAGTTTTTCCGTGGTACAGATGCAAGAGCGCAGGCTTCGGTTTTAGATTTATATGATGTATCTAAACTAAAAGCACCAGCTTTAGTAAAAGACGGAAAGGTTGAAGAAACTACCTGGGCAAAAATCGACAGCTTTGTAAAAGGCGAGTTGGCAAAAGCACAGGCGGGTGGAAAGAAAATCCGTATTGTAGCATCAACCGTAAACAGCCCATCAACTAATGCCGTTATTGCACAGTTTATTGCAAAATATCCTGCTGCTAAATTGGTTCAGTACGATGCGGTTTCTTATACTGGTATTATCCAGGCTAACCAAAACAGTTTCGGTAAGGCAGTATTACCAAAATACAACTTTGATAAAGCCGATTTAATTGTAAGTTTCAGTGCCGATTTCTTAGGTACCTGGATTAGCGGGGAAGAGTTTACTGCTCAATATACAGCTAATCGTGACTACAAATCGTTAGAAAATAAAAAAATGAGCCGCCACATTCAGTTTGAAAGTGGAATGAGCTTAACAGGTTCTAATGCAGATACCCGTGTTCCGGTTAAATTATCGGAAGAGGGACCTGCTTTAATTGCTTTATATAATGCAATTACTGGTGGTGCTTTACCTGGCGGAACGTTAGGTAATAATACCACTGCTGATAAAGTAATTAAATTAGTGGCTAAAGAATTAGTACAAGCTAAAGGTAAAGGCCTGGTAGTTTGCGGTTCGAACGATGTTTCTACTCAGATTTTGGTAAATGCCATTAATGCCGCTATCGGAAGTTATGGTACCACTATTAATTTAGATAACCCTTGTTATTTATATGCAGGCAACGATGCCGAATTTAATGGTTTAATTGCTGAAATGAGCCGTGGCGAAGTTGGCGCTGTTTTATTCTTAAACAGTAACCCAGTTTACGATACTGCAAATGCAAAAGCATTTACCGATGCATTAGCTAAGGTTCCTGCTAAAATTTCATTCTCTGATCGTGCAGATGAAACCGCGACCGCTTGTGATGCTATTGCAATTAACCATAACTACTTAGAATCATGGGGTGATGCAAACGCTTACGAAGGATATTATTCTATCGTTCAGCCAACTATTAATCCTGTTTTCAATAGCCGCCAGGCTGAAGAGAGTTTATTAACCTGGGCTGATGCTCCTGTTAAAGACTACTATCAGTTTGTACGCAGCAATTGGGAAGCTAAAATGTTACCGGCTGTTGGTTTGAAATGGGAAGAAGTTTTAGATAAAGGTGTAGTTACTACAACAGCAAAACCTGCTGCAGCTTATTCATTCACTCAATCTTTAGCACAAGTTGCTACTTCAATCGTGAGCAGCAGCAAAGCACTAGCTAAAGAAGTAGAATTACAGGTTTACGAAAGCATCCCGATGCGTGATGGTAAAAATGCAAACAATGCATTTTTACAGGAATTACCTGATCCGGTTTCTAAAGTAACCTGGGATAACTATGTTGCACTTGCACCAAAATTTGCTGAGAAATTAAAAGTTAAAGAATTTGATGTTGTAACGGTTAAAGCTAGTAACGGATATTCAGTAGATCTTCCGGTATTGATCCAACCAGGACAAGCACAGGGAACTGCATCTATCGCGTTAGGTTATGGCCGTACCAAAGTTGGTAAAGCTGGTAACGATGTGGGTAAAAATGCTTTCCCTTTTGTTTCTTTTGTAAATGGAACTTTCCAATATGCTACTTCGGTAACCATTACCCCAACGGGCGGTTATTACGAATTGGCTCAAACACAAACTCACCACTCTTTCGAAGGCCGTGCAGTAATTAAAGAAGCTACTTTTAAAGAGTACTTGAAAAACCCTGGAGCTGGTAACGAAAAAGGCGAGCATAAAGATTACGATCTTTGGGATCAATACGAAAAACCAGGTAACAACTGGGTTATGGCAATCGATTTGAATGCCTGTACGGGTTGTGGTTCTTGTATTGTTGCTTGTAACGTAGAAAACAATATTCCTGTTGTAGGCCGCGATGAGGTTCGCCGTCGTCGTGAAATGCACTGGATCCGTATCGACCGTTATTACAGCTACGAAACCCCAACAGGTGATGTAACCAGAGAGAAAGAAATTGCTAAGTTAGAAGACTTAGATCATGTTTCTGTGGTTCACCAGCCCATGTTATGCCAACACTGTGATCACGCACCTTGCGAAACCGTTTGTCCGGTATTGGCAACAGTACACTCAAGTGATGGTTTAAACCACATGGCTTATAACCGTTGCGTAGGTACACGTTATTGTGCAAACAACTGTCCGTATAAAGTACGTCGTTTTAACTGGTTTAACTACTGGAACGATTCACGTTTCGATAACTATTTAAATAACGAGTTTACCCAATTGGTTTTAAATCCTGATGTAACTACACGTTCACGTGGTGTGATGGAAAAATGCTCTATGTGTATCCAACGGATACAAGGTGGCAAATTACAAGCTAAAATGGAGAAACGTCCATTAAAAGATGGCGATATTAAAATGGCTTGTCAGGAAGCTTGTTCAGCAAATGCGATTGTATTTGGTGATGCAAACGATCCAAATTCAGAGGTTTCAAAAGCATTGCGTTCTGAGCGTATCTACTACGTATTAGAAGAAATCAATGTGAAACCGGGTATCGGCTACATGACAAAAATTAGAAATACAGATACAACAGTACAAGCGTAA
- the nrfD gene encoding NrfD/PsrC family molybdoenzyme membrane anchor subunit, with product MSGHNESILREPLITGDNITYAKITDDILGPVENKPNKAWWIGFTFASLGALLWVVAVSYTFWNGIGAWGLNKTVGWAWDITGFVWWVGIGHAGTLISAVLLLFRQNWRNSINRSAEAMTIFAVICAATYVVSHMGRPWLAYWVLPLPNQFGSLWVNFNSPLVWDMFAISTYFSVSLLFWYTGLLPDIATIRDRAVGTRRKIYSIFSFGWSGSVKTWQRFEAVSLILAGISTPLVLSVHTIVSMDFATSVIPGWHTTIFPPYFVAGAIFSGFAMVLTLLLVARKVLGLENYITMFHIESMNKIIILTGSIVGVAYLTEFFIAWYSGSEYEQYAFINRSTGPYWWAYWMMMTCNVISPQLLWFKKIRLSIRATWILSIVVNVGMWFERFVIIVTSLHRDYIPSSWAMFYPTWVDISVFVGSIGLFFTLFLLFLRVLPSIAIAEVKLLLKTASEQAKMKQIKEGHENKEYVAEYVESLEKFDSVKQEDYAKI from the coding sequence ATGTCAGGACATAACGAATCAATACTTAGAGAACCATTAATTACCGGAGATAACATCACGTATGCAAAAATTACGGATGATATTTTAGGCCCGGTAGAAAACAAGCCGAACAAGGCTTGGTGGATTGGTTTCACCTTTGCTTCATTAGGCGCTTTACTTTGGGTGGTTGCAGTAAGCTACACCTTTTGGAACGGTATCGGAGCTTGGGGTTTAAATAAAACAGTAGGTTGGGCTTGGGATATCACCGGTTTCGTATGGTGGGTAGGTATCGGTCACGCTGGAACACTAATTTCAGCAGTACTATTACTCTTCCGTCAGAACTGGCGTAACTCCATCAACCGTTCTGCAGAGGCAATGACTATCTTTGCGGTTATCTGCGCAGCAACTTACGTTGTATCACACATGGGCCGTCCTTGGTTAGCTTATTGGGTTTTACCTTTACCAAACCAGTTTGGATCACTTTGGGTAAACTTTAACTCACCATTGGTATGGGATATGTTTGCGATCTCGACTTACTTCTCTGTATCATTATTATTCTGGTACACGGGTTTATTACCAGATATCGCTACCATCCGCGACCGTGCAGTGGGTACACGTAGAAAAATCTATTCTATCTTCTCTTTTGGATGGAGTGGAAGCGTTAAAACATGGCAACGTTTCGAAGCGGTGTCGTTAATCTTAGCAGGTATTTCTACACCATTGGTACTTTCAGTACACACCATTGTATCAATGGACTTTGCAACATCGGTAATTCCAGGATGGCACACTACCATCTTCCCTCCATACTTCGTTGCTGGAGCGATCTTCTCTGGATTTGCGATGGTATTAACCTTATTATTGGTTGCACGTAAAGTATTGGGTTTAGAGAACTACATCACCATGTTCCATATCGAGTCGATGAATAAAATCATCATCTTAACAGGATCTATTGTAGGTGTAGCTTATTTAACAGAGTTTTTCATCGCCTGGTATTCAGGTTCTGAGTATGAGCAATACGCCTTCATCAACAGATCTACCGGTCCATACTGGTGGGCATACTGGATGATGATGACTTGTAACGTAATCTCACCACAACTATTATGGTTCAAAAAAATCCGTTTAAGCATCCGTGCTACCTGGATACTATCAATCGTAGTAAACGTAGGTATGTGGTTTGAGCGTTTCGTAATTATCGTTACTTCGTTACACCGGGATTATATTCCATCAAGTTGGGCAATGTTCTATCCAACGTGGGTTGATATCAGTGTATTCGTAGGTTCAATTGGTTTGTTCTTTACTTTATTCTTATTATTCTTAAGGGTATTGCCTTCAATCGCTATCGCAGAGGTTAAATTATTATTAAAAACTGCAAGTGAGCAAGCTAAAATGAAACAGATTAAAGAAGGGCATGAGAATAAAGAATACGTTGCTGAATACGTAGAGTCTTTAGAGAAATTTGATAGTGTTAAACAAGAAGATTACGCAAAAATATAA
- a CDS encoding DUF3341 domain-containing protein, giving the protein MSDIKYILGSFGDPDEMMHGIDKLQENNISIHDVYTPMPIHGIEAKLGIKRSRIDIAAFCFGITGTCAAFALIYFCAVIDWKVNIGGKPSFALPDFIPIMFELTVLFCAFGMVLTYYASTHLFPGRAPRVMDLRATDDRFVIAVDAKDNVEHTVIDGLLKDAGALEIKYNERKYISYE; this is encoded by the coding sequence ATGAGTGATATCAAATATATTTTAGGCAGCTTTGGCGATCCTGATGAAATGATGCATGGCATCGACAAACTTCAGGAAAATAACATCAGCATTCATGATGTATATACACCAATGCCTATACACGGAATAGAAGCCAAATTAGGAATTAAAAGATCTAGAATCGATATCGCAGCTTTTTGCTTTGGTATAACAGGAACTTGTGCAGCTTTTGCTTTGATTTATTTCTGCGCAGTAATCGATTGGAAAGTAAACATCGGTGGTAAACCATCGTTTGCATTGCCGGATTTTATTCCGATAATGTTCGAGCTTACAGTATTATTCTGTGCTTTCGGTATGGTGTTAACTTATTATGCATCTACTCACTTATTTCCGGGAAGAGCACCAAGAGTGATGGATTTACGTGCTACTGATGATCGTTTTGTTATTGCAGTTGATGCAAAAGACAATGTAGAACATACTGTAATTGATGGATTATTAAAAGATGCAGGTGCTTTAGAAATAAAGTATAATGAAAGGAAGTACATTAGCTATGAATAA
- a CDS encoding cytochrome c, which produces MKGSTLAMNKNKFVYTAFLAIAFAATFSACKDKRSTGLEYARNMYDPIAYNPDQPNKNFKDGKTAQLPPAHTKPVGFTEYDEYPNTKEGYEAAGVSMVNPLPVDTVNLAQGKHLFTVFCSPCHGEKGDGQGHLVKIEKFSGVPAYQTGASSRGGNMVDLTAGKIYHTITYGVNNMGSHASQISPTDRWKVVMYVQQLQKGQ; this is translated from the coding sequence ATGAAAGGAAGTACATTAGCTATGAATAAGAATAAATTTGTTTACACAGCGTTTTTAGCTATCGCTTTTGCAGCTACCTTTTCTGCCTGTAAAGATAAACGCAGTACTGGCTTAGAATATGCCAGAAACATGTATGATCCGATTGCTTACAATCCGGATCAACCAAACAAAAATTTTAAAGATGGTAAAACAGCTCAGTTGCCACCTGCACATACTAAACCGGTAGGTTTTACTGAATATGATGAGTATCCTAATACAAAAGAAGGATATGAAGCAGCAGGAGTGAGCATGGTTAACCCTTTACCAGTAGATACTGTTAATTTAGCTCAGGGTAAACACTTATTTACCGTTTTCTGTAGCCCTTGCCACGGAGAAAAAGGTGATGGACAAGGACACTTAGTTAAAATTGAGAAATTTAGTGGGGTACCTGCTTATCAAACAGGCGCATCATCCAGAGGTGGTAACATGGTTGATCTTACCGCAGGTAAAATTTACCACACCATTACATACGGTGTAAATAACATGGGCTCGCATGCTTCGCAAATCTCACCAACAGATCGTTGGAAAGTGGTGATGTATGTTCAACAATTACAAAAAGGACAATAG